A genome region from Mycobacterium florentinum includes the following:
- a CDS encoding cytochrome P450 — MTKPKLIFDPYSEDYYNNPFDIYRRMREDAPLYYDEKEDFYALTRHEDVAAAFKDFETYSSARGCDLAMVRRGISPEQKSIIFMDPPEHRHMRSLLNKAFTPRAIQSQRETIIEVIDKYLGACDPERFDVVQDFSGPFPVEVITRMAGVPEEYRQQVRHWIDTSLHHEPGQIEVSEEGMQANIDTAMYYFGLIQERRADPQDDMISRLIAAEIPGEDGQSRKLDDIEITGFATLLGGAGAETVTKLIGNAAVIFARHPDQWQKLQDDPEKIPGAVEELLRYEGPVQYNVRYTLKEAHVSGGVIPPFKPVFLCGAAANRDPEAFTDADTFDIERDQTEAQHLGLGYGIHSCLGAALARLESRIALERLVEFMPRYEVDWSGCKRVNMQNVAGWKSVPVKVLR; from the coding sequence GTGACAAAGCCGAAGCTCATCTTCGACCCGTACTCCGAGGACTACTACAACAACCCGTTCGACATATATCGGCGGATGCGCGAGGACGCGCCGTTGTATTACGACGAGAAGGAAGACTTCTACGCGCTGACCCGTCACGAGGACGTCGCGGCGGCGTTCAAAGACTTCGAGACGTATTCCTCGGCACGCGGCTGCGACCTGGCGATGGTGCGCAGAGGCATCTCCCCCGAGCAGAAGTCGATCATCTTCATGGACCCGCCGGAGCACCGCCACATGCGCAGCCTGCTCAACAAGGCGTTCACGCCACGGGCCATTCAGTCGCAGCGCGAGACGATCATCGAGGTGATCGACAAGTACCTGGGCGCTTGCGATCCGGAGCGATTCGACGTCGTGCAGGACTTCTCCGGGCCGTTTCCGGTGGAGGTCATCACCCGGATGGCCGGGGTGCCAGAGGAATACCGGCAGCAGGTGCGGCACTGGATCGACACCAGCCTGCATCACGAGCCCGGGCAGATCGAGGTCAGCGAAGAGGGCATGCAGGCCAACATCGACACCGCGATGTACTACTTCGGCCTGATCCAGGAGCGGCGCGCGGACCCGCAGGACGACATGATCAGCAGGCTGATCGCGGCCGAGATCCCCGGCGAGGACGGACAGTCCCGCAAGCTCGACGACATCGAAATCACCGGCTTCGCGACCCTTTTGGGCGGGGCGGGCGCCGAGACCGTGACGAAGCTGATCGGCAACGCGGCGGTCATCTTCGCCCGCCACCCCGACCAGTGGCAGAAGCTGCAGGACGACCCCGAGAAGATCCCCGGCGCGGTGGAGGAGCTGCTGCGCTATGAGGGTCCGGTGCAGTACAACGTCCGCTACACGCTCAAGGAGGCGCACGTCAGCGGTGGCGTGATTCCGCCGTTCAAGCCGGTGTTCCTGTGCGGCGCCGCGGCCAACCGCGATCCGGAGGCCTTCACGGACGCCGACACATTCGACATCGAGCGCGACCAGACCGAGGCGCAGCATCTCGGCCTCGGGTATGGAATTCACAGCTGCCTGGGCGCGGCGCTGGCCCGGCTGGAAAGCCGGATCGCGCTGGAGCGGCTGGTCGAATTCATGCCGCGCTACGAGGTGGACTGGTCCGGGTGCAAACGGGTGAACATGCAAAACGTCGCGGGCTGGAAGAGCGTGCCCGTCAAAGTCCTTCGATAA
- a CDS encoding NAD(P)-dependent oxidoreductase produces the protein MKIGFVGAGRMGRPMVARLAAAGHDVRVLVRDADKRHDLEQLGATVVNEVTDAAAQADAVVLCVFTDEQVGQVCLDGALLSAMPPGSTLVVHTTTSPKTIEAIAARADHVEVVDAPVSGGPHDIAAGRLTLFVGGTDDAVARLRPVVACYGDPVLHVGPRGAGQRVKLVNNALFAGHIGLLAESIRLGERLGIPESTVLDALTHGSATSRVLDIVAARGSVAGFIEVAGEFVEKDVAVVRSIAEDLGSDLGALDDILEALDVGGKV, from the coding sequence TTGAAGATCGGGTTCGTCGGCGCCGGGCGGATGGGCCGCCCGATGGTCGCACGTCTGGCCGCGGCCGGCCACGACGTCCGGGTGTTGGTCCGCGACGCGGATAAGCGGCACGACCTCGAGCAGCTGGGCGCAACCGTGGTGAACGAGGTGACCGACGCCGCCGCGCAGGCCGATGCGGTGGTGCTGTGCGTATTCACCGACGAGCAAGTAGGCCAGGTCTGCCTGGACGGCGCGCTGCTGTCCGCGATGCCGCCGGGCTCGACGCTGGTGGTGCACACCACGACCAGCCCGAAAACGATCGAGGCCATCGCCGCGCGAGCCGACCATGTCGAAGTCGTCGATGCGCCGGTCAGCGGTGGCCCGCACGACATCGCGGCGGGAAGACTCACGCTGTTCGTCGGCGGCACGGATGACGCCGTGGCGCGCCTGCGACCGGTAGTGGCCTGCTATGGCGATCCGGTGCTGCACGTCGGCCCCCGCGGCGCCGGCCAGCGGGTGAAACTGGTCAACAATGCGCTGTTCGCCGGGCACATCGGGCTGCTCGCGGAGTCAATTCGGCTGGGCGAGCGCCTGGGCATCCCGGAATCGACCGTGCTGGACGCGCTGACGCACGGCAGCGCCACCAGCCGGGTGCTGGACATCGTCGCAGCCCGCGGCTCCGTCGCGGGGTTCATCGAGGTCGCCGGGGAATTCGTCGAAAAAGACGTGGCAGTCGTGCGCAGCATCGCCGAAGACCTCGGCAGCGACCTCGGCGCCCTCGATGACATCCTCGAAGCCCTCGATGTCGGCGGAAAGGTCTGA
- a CDS encoding NAD(P)-dependent oxidoreductase, producing the protein MKVGFIGLGSQGGPMARRIIEGGFGTTLWARRPASVEPFADTSAEIAASPAELAAASDLVCLCVVGEADIEEIATGEHGLIAGLKSDSVIAVHSTVHPNTCKALAKRVGNKGVSVIDAPVSGGGPAAAEGRLMVMIGGDTGTVERCRPVFETYGDPVVHLGELGTGQTTKLLNNLLFTANLGTAAAALSLGQSLGVTAERLVEVVSRGSGNSFALNIIGGEGTLDRLAGLAGTLLQKDVRLIVDLAEAAAARAGAVLDAADAALTMMDHPR; encoded by the coding sequence ATGAAAGTCGGATTCATCGGGTTGGGCAGTCAGGGCGGCCCCATGGCCCGGCGGATCATCGAGGGCGGCTTCGGAACCACGCTGTGGGCACGCCGGCCCGCATCGGTTGAGCCGTTCGCCGACACCTCCGCGGAAATCGCCGCGTCACCGGCCGAACTCGCCGCGGCCAGCGATCTGGTCTGCCTCTGCGTGGTCGGCGAGGCCGATATCGAGGAGATCGCCACCGGCGAGCACGGGCTGATCGCCGGCCTCAAGTCCGACAGCGTGATCGCGGTGCACAGCACGGTGCATCCCAACACCTGCAAGGCGCTGGCCAAAAGGGTTGGTAATAAAGGTGTTTCGGTGATCGATGCGCCGGTTAGCGGCGGCGGTCCGGCCGCCGCCGAGGGCCGTCTGATGGTGATGATCGGCGGCGACACCGGCACCGTCGAGCGCTGCCGTCCGGTCTTCGAAACCTATGGCGATCCGGTCGTCCACCTCGGCGAGCTGGGCACCGGCCAAACCACCAAGCTGCTGAACAACTTGCTGTTCACCGCCAACCTGGGCACCGCGGCCGCCGCCCTTTCGCTGGGGCAGTCCCTCGGCGTCACCGCGGAGCGGCTCGTCGAAGTCGTCTCGCGGGGTAGCGGAAACAGCTTCGCGCTCAATATTATTGGCGGCGAAGGCACTCTGGACCGGCTGGCCGGCCTGGCGGGCACCCTGCTGCAGAAGGACGTCCGGCTGATCGTCGATCTCGCCGAGGCGGCCGCGGCTCGCGCGGGCGCCGTCCTCGATGCGGCCGACGCCGCGCTGACCATGATGGATCACCCGCGTTGA
- a CDS encoding alpha/beta hydrolase, translating to MSAVVCEAPDPKAVIVAIHGGGTTAVYFDCPGHPSYSLLRTGAAAGFTVVALDRPGYGSSAPYPEAMVSGDQRVNLAYGAVERIIGERPSGAGLFVMGHSGGCELTMRMAADERGADLLGIELAGTGRHYHPAAREILKTATRERRPSGMRDLLWSPEELYPPEVLRGATVSPSAPAYEDQMVSDWARQTFPALAPDVRVPVHFSIAKHEKVWQADDSAVQEITAMFSSAPRFTVHRQPDAGHNISLGHTAPDYHAVVLGFADECVAARAADEEAAG from the coding sequence ATGTCGGCTGTGGTCTGCGAAGCCCCCGACCCCAAGGCCGTGATCGTGGCCATTCACGGCGGTGGCACCACCGCCGTCTATTTCGACTGCCCGGGCCACCCGTCGTATTCGTTGTTACGCACCGGCGCTGCAGCGGGATTCACCGTGGTGGCACTTGACCGGCCGGGCTACGGCAGCTCGGCGCCCTACCCCGAGGCGATGGTCTCCGGCGACCAACGCGTCAACCTGGCCTACGGTGCGGTCGAGCGCATCATCGGCGAACGACCAAGCGGCGCAGGCCTGTTCGTGATGGGTCATTCGGGTGGCTGTGAGCTGACGATGCGGATGGCCGCCGACGAGCGCGGCGCCGATCTGCTCGGCATCGAATTGGCCGGCACCGGCCGGCACTATCACCCCGCGGCCAGGGAAATACTCAAAACGGCGACCCGCGAACGCCGTCCGTCGGGCATGCGCGACCTGTTGTGGAGCCCGGAGGAGCTGTATCCGCCCGAGGTACTGCGCGGCGCGACGGTGTCACCGTCGGCGCCGGCCTACGAGGACCAGATGGTGTCGGACTGGGCCCGTCAAACGTTCCCGGCGCTGGCCCCCGACGTGCGCGTGCCGGTGCACTTCAGCATCGCCAAGCACGAAAAGGTCTGGCAGGCTGACGATTCGGCAGTCCAGGAAATCACCGCGATGTTTTCCTCCGCTCCGCGCTTCACGGTGCACCGGCAACCCGACGCGGGCCACAACATCAGCCTCGGCCACACGGCCCCGGACTATCACGCGGTGGTTCTCGGGTTCGCCGACGAATGTGTGGCCGCGCGTGCGGCCGACGAGGAGGCTGCCGGATGA
- a CDS encoding thiolase C-terminal domain-containing protein, which produces MSAAPGRPLPLVTQENEFFWASGADGKLRLQECRACESLIHPPAPVCRYCRSLDVGVRAVSGKATLAGFTINERFSLPGLTAPYVIAQVAIAEDPRVRLTTNIVECDPEALELGQQVQVAFEQVEDVWFPLFRPVPDAEPAPLPTDEIAPERFAEHVQPMLTREKFEDKAALTGIGMSQVGRRLMVPPLSLTIDACEAAIADAGLTFADIDGLSTYPGPINVAGMGEGGVTALEAALGIRPTWHNGAMETFGPGGSVIAAMLAVACGLARHVLCFRTLWEATHGELMKQGKIAPSMGRMSGWQMPFGATSAAHTLAMNAQRHFHRYGTTKETLGWIALNQRANAELNPTAIYRTPMTMDDYLNARPITTPFGLYDCDVPCDGAIAVIVSAVDAARDLAKPPVLVEAVGTQIVERLDWDQSTLTHEPQVLGQSAHVWTRTSLRPADVDVAELYDGFSFNCLSWIEALGFCGIGEAKEFLDGGKNIARDGQLPLNTHGGQLSHGRTHGMGLLHEAITQLRGEAGDRQVAGARVGVVSSGGLTPSGVLLLRADT; this is translated from the coding sequence GTGTCAGCAGCACCGGGCCGCCCATTGCCCCTGGTCACGCAGGAGAATGAGTTCTTCTGGGCCTCGGGCGCCGACGGAAAGCTACGGTTGCAGGAATGTAGGGCCTGCGAATCCCTGATCCATCCGCCGGCGCCGGTATGCCGCTATTGCCGATCACTCGATGTCGGGGTGCGCGCGGTCTCCGGCAAGGCGACGCTCGCCGGGTTCACGATCAACGAGCGGTTCAGCCTGCCCGGGCTGACGGCGCCCTACGTGATCGCGCAGGTGGCGATCGCCGAGGACCCCCGCGTGCGGTTGACCACCAACATCGTGGAGTGCGACCCCGAAGCACTGGAACTCGGCCAACAGGTCCAGGTCGCCTTCGAGCAGGTCGAAGACGTCTGGTTCCCGCTGTTTCGGCCCGTCCCGGACGCCGAGCCCGCTCCCCTGCCTACCGACGAGATCGCACCGGAACGCTTCGCCGAGCACGTCCAGCCAATGCTCACCCGGGAGAAATTCGAGGACAAGGCCGCTCTCACCGGGATCGGCATGTCGCAAGTCGGGCGGCGGTTGATGGTGCCGCCGCTGTCGCTCACCATCGACGCGTGTGAGGCGGCAATTGCTGACGCCGGCCTCACCTTCGCCGACATCGACGGCCTGTCCACCTACCCGGGCCCGATCAACGTCGCGGGCATGGGGGAGGGCGGGGTGACCGCGCTCGAGGCCGCGCTGGGCATTCGGCCGACCTGGCACAACGGCGCGATGGAGACGTTCGGCCCCGGCGGCTCGGTGATCGCGGCGATGCTCGCGGTCGCCTGCGGGCTGGCGCGCCATGTGCTCTGCTTCCGGACGCTGTGGGAAGCCACCCACGGCGAGCTGATGAAGCAGGGCAAGATCGCCCCGTCGATGGGCCGGATGTCGGGCTGGCAGATGCCATTCGGCGCCACCTCGGCGGCGCACACGCTGGCGATGAACGCGCAGCGCCACTTCCACCGGTACGGCACCACCAAGGAAACGCTGGGCTGGATCGCGTTGAACCAGCGCGCCAACGCCGAACTCAACCCGACGGCCATCTACCGAACCCCGATGACGATGGACGACTACCTCAACGCGCGGCCCATCACCACCCCGTTCGGCCTGTACGACTGCGATGTGCCCTGCGACGGCGCGATAGCCGTCATCGTCTCCGCCGTCGACGCCGCCCGCGACCTGGCCAAGCCGCCGGTGCTGGTGGAAGCCGTCGGGACGCAGATCGTCGAGCGGCTCGACTGGGACCAGAGCACGCTGACGCATGAGCCGCAGGTGCTGGGCCAGTCCGCGCACGTATGGACGCGCACCTCGTTACGGCCCGCGGACGTCGACGTAGCCGAGCTGTACGACGGGTTTTCCTTCAATTGCCTGTCTTGGATCGAGGCGCTGGGATTCTGCGGAATCGGTGAGGCCAAGGAGTTTCTGGACGGCGGCAAGAACATCGCCCGCGACGGTCAGCTGCCACTCAACACTCACGGCGGCCAACTGTCGCACGGCCGCACCCACGGCATGGGCCTGCTGCATGAGGCCATCACCCAATTGCGTGGCGAGGCGGGCGACCGCCAAGTCGCCGGCGCACGGGTAGGCGTGGTCAGCAGCGGCGGCCTCACGCCCAGCGGCGTACTGCTGCTGCGGGCCGACACGTGA
- a CDS encoding NAD-dependent epimerase/dehydratase family protein, translating into MLDAEKILITGATGKIAFPIARTLAAAGNEVWGAARLQDPADRERLAEAGIKPVALDIGTGDFSGLPDDFTYVFHAAVDPGAGDWNRCVETNAQMSGELLHHCRAAEGFVFCSTGSIYAYQGRRPLTESDPPGVPLRANYSMSKVAAEAVCTWIAKRYRIPLTIIRICSTYGPQGGAPADRLDAMLAGKPIRLHPDKPNNYNPIYEDDYVELGIRAMQVAAVPPVVVNWAGSETVSVEDYCTFMGELVGVEPIFEYTAEAHTPLWPDVTRMHDVLGRTKVPWRDGFRRMITARHPEISLPQHDSTGI; encoded by the coding sequence GTGCTCGACGCGGAGAAGATCCTGATCACCGGGGCGACTGGCAAGATCGCGTTCCCCATCGCGCGTACTTTGGCCGCGGCGGGAAACGAGGTGTGGGGTGCCGCTCGGCTGCAGGACCCCGCGGACCGGGAAAGGCTCGCCGAAGCCGGCATCAAACCCGTCGCGCTTGACATCGGCACCGGCGACTTCTCCGGTCTCCCCGACGATTTCACCTACGTCTTCCATGCGGCCGTGGACCCCGGTGCGGGCGACTGGAATCGCTGCGTCGAAACCAACGCGCAGATGTCGGGTGAATTGCTGCACCACTGCCGCGCCGCCGAGGGTTTCGTCTTCTGTTCCACCGGTTCGATTTACGCCTACCAGGGACGACGGCCGCTGACCGAATCCGATCCGCCGGGGGTGCCGCTGCGGGCGAACTACAGCATGTCCAAGGTTGCGGCCGAGGCAGTGTGCACGTGGATCGCTAAGCGCTATAGGATCCCACTCACCATCATCCGGATCTGTTCGACGTATGGGCCCCAGGGCGGTGCGCCGGCCGATCGTCTCGATGCGATGCTGGCGGGCAAGCCAATTCGGTTGCATCCCGACAAGCCGAACAACTACAACCCCATCTACGAGGACGACTATGTGGAACTCGGCATCCGCGCCATGCAAGTCGCCGCGGTGCCGCCGGTCGTAGTGAATTGGGCCGGCAGCGAGACGGTCAGCGTCGAGGACTACTGCACGTTCATGGGTGAGCTGGTCGGTGTCGAGCCGATCTTCGAGTACACGGCCGAGGCACACACGCCGCTATGGCCGGATGTCACCCGCATGCACGACGTTCTCGGCCGCACGAAGGTGCCCTGGCGTGACGGCTTCCGGCGCATGATCACGGCACGACATCCCGAAATCTCGCTGCCCCAGCATGATTCGACAGGAATCTGA
- a CDS encoding LLM class F420-dependent oxidoreductase, whose amino-acid sequence MRIGLMVGSDKERARADRLGGLIADAVAAENAGFTAFWIPQVPGYLDAMTAATLIGQATDRIEIGTAVVPIQTRHPLIMAQQALTTQIACGGRFTLGIGPSHHWIVHGQLGLDYERPARLVGDYLDVLAASFAGPGTVDVDNDSYRVHSPVDVTDSYDVPILLSALGPTMLRLAGERAGGTVLWMADERAIRDHVVPRISEAAARGGRRAPRIVAGVPVALCANDEADDARAYASDVLGHADFSPNYVRLLEHGDAQDVGDTMAAGDESAILARLRRYRDAGATELAARIVPLGKDATQRTESRRRTHEFLSSLCPAL is encoded by the coding sequence ATGCGCATCGGCTTGATGGTGGGCTCCGACAAGGAGCGCGCGCGTGCCGACCGGTTGGGCGGGCTGATCGCCGACGCCGTCGCGGCCGAAAACGCCGGCTTCACCGCGTTTTGGATACCCCAGGTCCCTGGCTACCTCGACGCGATGACCGCGGCGACGCTGATCGGGCAGGCAACCGACCGCATCGAAATCGGAACGGCGGTCGTGCCGATTCAGACCCGCCATCCGCTGATCATGGCGCAGCAGGCCCTGACGACCCAGATCGCCTGCGGTGGGCGGTTCACGCTCGGCATCGGGCCCTCGCATCATTGGATCGTGCACGGCCAACTCGGGCTGGATTACGAGCGCCCGGCGCGCTTGGTCGGCGATTACCTGGACGTGCTCGCGGCGTCGTTCGCCGGGCCGGGGACGGTCGACGTCGACAATGACAGCTATCGGGTCCACTCGCCGGTGGACGTGACGGATAGCTACGACGTTCCAATTCTGTTGTCCGCGTTGGGCCCGACGATGCTGCGGCTTGCGGGGGAGCGAGCCGGCGGCACCGTGCTCTGGATGGCGGACGAGCGGGCGATCCGCGACCACGTCGTCCCACGCATCAGCGAGGCGGCCGCGCGTGGCGGGCGGCGCGCACCACGGATCGTCGCAGGAGTTCCCGTCGCACTGTGCGCCAACGACGAGGCAGACGACGCCCGCGCCTACGCCAGCGACGTGCTCGGGCACGCCGACTTCTCGCCGAACTACGTCCGACTGCTGGAACACGGTGACGCCCAGGACGTCGGCGACACGATGGCCGCGGGCGACGAGTCGGCGATCCTGGCCCGGCTGCGCCGCTATCGCGACGCGGGCGCTACCGAGCTGGCAGCGCGAATTGTGCCGTTGGGCAAGGATGCAACGCAACGGACCGAATCCCGACGCCGGACCCACGAGTTTCTGTCGTCGCTGTGTCCGGCGTTGTGA
- a CDS encoding alpha/beta fold hydrolase, with the protein MSEYVADEQYRVVRLRDGRRMSYAEYGDPNGFPVLNAHGGLACRVDVSAGAPIANECGVRLISPDRPGVGRSDPHPGRTILDWARDVAELLDGLDVARFAVMGWSLGGQYAAAVSYALPQRVIRAAIIAGALPLTEPGAIDHLPTIDRTYIRLSCRAPWAARLCFRTTGLGAACAPRLYGRLAARELGPADAAVLRADGFSSFARMSREALRQPQGVVEEYRAMVRPWGFAPEDIQVPVDIWAGADDQFVDPSWTAELARRIPHATLHLRAGGHFLAHLYYRDIFTSLRG; encoded by the coding sequence ATGTCCGAGTACGTCGCCGATGAACAATACCGGGTGGTTCGGCTGCGGGACGGGCGGCGGATGAGCTACGCCGAATACGGCGACCCGAACGGCTTTCCGGTACTCAACGCGCACGGCGGACTGGCCTGCCGGGTGGACGTTTCCGCCGGCGCGCCAATCGCCAACGAGTGTGGCGTTCGCCTTATTTCCCCCGACCGACCGGGCGTCGGCCGGTCGGACCCGCATCCGGGCCGGACCATCCTTGACTGGGCGCGCGACGTCGCCGAGCTGCTTGACGGACTCGATGTTGCTCGATTCGCCGTGATGGGCTGGTCTCTCGGTGGGCAGTACGCCGCGGCGGTGAGTTACGCACTGCCGCAGCGGGTGATACGCGCCGCCATCATCGCCGGTGCGCTTCCGCTGACCGAACCGGGTGCAATCGATCATCTGCCGACTATCGATCGCACCTATATCCGATTGTCTTGCCGCGCACCGTGGGCGGCGCGGCTGTGCTTTCGCACCACGGGGCTCGGGGCCGCATGCGCCCCGCGACTGTACGGCCGGCTTGCCGCGCGCGAACTCGGGCCTGCCGATGCCGCGGTGCTGAGGGCCGACGGTTTCTCGAGTTTTGCTCGCATGTCGCGCGAGGCGCTGCGACAACCACAAGGCGTCGTCGAGGAGTACCGTGCCATGGTGCGCCCGTGGGGCTTCGCGCCCGAGGATATCCAAGTGCCGGTGGATATTTGGGCCGGGGCGGACGACCAATTCGTGGATCCGTCCTGGACCGCTGAACTCGCCCGTCGCATACCGCACGCAACGCTGCACCTGCGCGCCGGCGGACACTTCCTCGCCCACCTCTATTACCGGGACATCTTCACGTCGCTACGCGGCTGA
- a CDS encoding MerR family transcriptional regulator, producing the protein MTEGASWTLDELVRRVSAGLADPAYPGAPNGRVRELPDRRVVRWYTTTGLVDRPAMRGRTAVYGPRHLLQIVALKRRQAEGRSLAEIQAELAGATDETLRRVAAVPDELIVTEPAPAAPARRARSRFWADPPAAAEPATSGNGADTVTRLAGVSLPGGAFLMLPADRVGRPDADDIQAIHAAARPLLELLADRGLLPPDERSS; encoded by the coding sequence ATGACCGAAGGGGCGTCCTGGACGCTGGACGAGCTGGTGCGACGGGTCTCCGCCGGGCTGGCCGATCCCGCGTACCCGGGGGCGCCCAACGGGCGAGTCCGGGAGCTGCCCGACCGGCGGGTTGTGCGGTGGTACACGACGACCGGACTTGTCGACCGACCAGCCATGCGCGGGCGCACGGCCGTCTATGGCCCGCGGCACCTGCTGCAGATCGTCGCCCTCAAACGCCGCCAGGCCGAGGGCCGCTCGCTCGCGGAGATCCAGGCCGAGTTGGCCGGGGCGACAGACGAAACGTTGCGCCGCGTCGCCGCCGTTCCCGACGAACTGATCGTCACGGAGCCGGCGCCGGCGGCCCCGGCCCGCCGGGCCCGGAGCCGGTTCTGGGCCGACCCGCCTGCTGCGGCGGAACCGGCGACGTCGGGCAATGGCGCTGACACTGTCACCAGGCTGGCCGGCGTGAGCCTGCCCGGTGGGGCGTTTCTGATGCTGCCCGCCGATCGCGTCGGCCGGCCCGACGCCGACGACATCCAGGCGATCCACGCGGCCGCGCGGCCATTACTCGAACTGCTGGCCGACCGCGGCCTGCTGCCCCCCGATGAACGGAGCTCATGA